A section of the Thermotoga caldifontis AZM44c09 genome encodes:
- a CDS encoding YicC/YloC family endoribonuclease, whose product MPKSMTGYAKVERVLNEYRIDCELKTLNSRYLNIEIVVPSFLSSREIELTKLVQRYIKRGKMSLKLYLEFLSPPVQALRIDFGLAKVYYDGFEELVTRLGIPEPVNLDHLLRFRELVRFELPPSQEEEIWRLCETVVKEALEKLDAERSREGEEISKHLGAILDELKQLTRDLREIAINSMPSVREKIREQIEQLLGGSQIDVNLLENLVAVNLQKLDVREEIDRLEAHLKRAKDVLESDEAVGNHLDFLAQEILRELNTILSKSEDMQLVELGLRGKVLVSQFREQVQNLE is encoded by the coding sequence TTGCCGAAAAGTATGACAGGCTATGCGAAGGTAGAAAGAGTGCTCAACGAATACAGGATCGATTGTGAGCTGAAGACTCTCAACTCGCGCTATCTCAACATCGAGATCGTCGTTCCTTCGTTCCTCTCTTCCCGCGAGATCGAGCTGACGAAGCTCGTTCAAAGATACATCAAGCGGGGTAAGATGTCGCTGAAGTTGTACCTTGAATTCCTCTCACCGCCCGTGCAGGCACTGCGGATCGATTTTGGACTCGCCAAGGTGTACTACGATGGTTTTGAAGAACTGGTGACCAGGCTCGGCATCCCAGAACCTGTGAATCTCGATCATCTGCTCAGATTTCGTGAGCTGGTGAGGTTCGAGCTCCCACCGTCCCAGGAAGAAGAGATCTGGCGACTCTGTGAGACAGTTGTAAAGGAAGCTCTCGAGAAATTGGATGCCGAAAGGTCAAGAGAGGGCGAAGAGATTTCGAAACATCTTGGAGCCATCTTAGACGAACTAAAGCAGCTGACGCGCGATTTGAGAGAAATCGCCATCAACTCGATGCCATCGGTGAGGGAGAAGATCCGCGAGCAGATTGAGCAGCTGCTGGGTGGTAGCCAGATCGATGTGAACCTTCTGGAAAATCTGGTGGCGGTGAACCTGCAGAAACTGGATGTGCGCGAGGAGATCGACAGGCTCGAGGCCCATCTGAAACGGGCGAAAGATGTGCTCGAAAGTGACGAAGCGGTTGGAAACCATCTGGACTTTCTCGCCCAGGAGATCCTTCGAGAGCTGAACACGATCCTTTCCAAGTCTGAAGACATGCAGCTCGTAGAGCTGGGATTGAGAGGAAAGGTGCTCGTGTCTCAGTTCAGAGAGCAGGTTCAGAACTTGGAATGA